Proteins encoded in a region of the Ursus arctos isolate Adak ecotype North America unplaced genomic scaffold, UrsArc2.0 scaffold_2, whole genome shotgun sequence genome:
- the CD2BP2 gene encoding CD2 antigen cytoplasmic tail-binding protein 2, with product MPKRKVTFQGVGDEDDEDEISVPKKKLVDPVTGAGGPGSRFKGKHSLDSDEEDDDDEGSSKYDILASEDVEGQEAATLPSEGGVRITPFNLQEEMEEGHFDADGNYFLNRDAQIRDSWLDNIDWVKIRERPPDQRPPSDSEEEDSLGQTPMSAQALLEGLLELLLPRETVAGALRRLGARGGGGKGGSKGAGRPSSPQRLDRLSGLADQMVARGNLGVYQETRERLAMRLKGLGSRTQGPPEPTPPPSLDMFAEEVAEGELETPTPTQRGEAELPGDGLVDVMWEYKWENTGDAELYGPFTSTQMQTWVNEGYFADGVYCRKLDPPGGQFYNSKRIDFDLYT from the exons ATGCCAAAGAGGAAAGTGACTTTCCAAGGCGTGGGAGATGAGGATGATGAGGATGAAATCAGTGTCCCCAAGAAGAAG CTGGTGGATCCTGTGACTGGGGCAGGGGGTCCTGGGAGCCGCTTCAAAGGCAAACACTCTTTGGACAGCGATGAGGAGGACGATGATGATGAGGGGTCCAGCAAATATGACATCCTGGCCTCAGAGGATGTGGAAG GTCAGGAAGCAGCCACACTCCCCAGTGAGGGAGGTGTGCGGATCACACCCTTCAACCTgcaggaggagatggaggaaggcCACTTTGATGCCGATGGCAACTACTTCCTGAACCGGGATGCTCAGATCCGAGACAGCTGGCTGGACAACATTGACTGG GTGAAGATCAGGGAGCGGCCACCTGATCAGCGCCCGCCGTCAGACTCAGAGGAAGAGGACAGCCTGGGCCAGACCCCAATGAGTGCCCAAGCTCTCCTGGAGGGCCTTCTGGAGCTGCTGTTGCCAAGAGAGACAGTGGCTGGGGCACTGAGGCGTCTGGGGGCCCGAGGAGGAGGTGGCAAAGGGGGCAGCAAGGGGGCTGGGCGGCCTAGTTCCCCCCAGCGGTTAGATCGGCTCTCCGGGTTGGCTGACCAGATGGTGGCCCGGGGCAACCTTGGTGTATATCAGGAGACAAGGGAACGGTTAGCCATGCGGCTGAAGGGGTTGGGGTCCCGGACCCAGGGACCCCCTGAACCCACGCCCCCACCCTCTCTGGACATGTTTGctgaggaagtggcagagggggAGCTGGAGACTCCAACCCCTACCCAGAGGGGAG AAGCAGAGTTGCCGGGAGATGGTCTGGTGGACGTGATGTGGGAGTATAAGTGGGAGAACACGGGGGATGCTGAGCTGTACGGGCCCTTCACCAGCACCCAGATGCAG ACCTGGGTGAACGAAGGCTACTTCGCAGATGGTGTTTATTGCCGGAAGCTGGACCCTCCCGGTGGACAGTTCTACAACTCCAAACGCATTGACTTTGACCTCTACACCTGA
- the LOC113267676 gene encoding sesquipedalian-1-like: MKLHQKSVLSFFRGCRTQAPDREGILLKKGARNTSYQRRWFILRGNLLFYLENQADHTPLGIILLENCQVEPRLGATEPYAFTILTSRVEGTGGRAYKLAAENQEELEAWLWALAGASWRRLVVLLPPLEAQYRELCQAAGQEPSSPPEVGGFLAALSTPSSFQELHEHFGKEIRVLQVVRRRPQASDSGSSRSPAEEEQELGSC; encoded by the coding sequence ATGAAACTGCACCAAAAATCCGTGCTCAGTTTCTTCCGTGGATGCAGAACACAGGCTCCAGACCGGGAGGGCATCTTGCTAAAGAAGGGAGCCCGAAATACCAGCTATCAACGCCGCTGGTTCATCCTCCGGGGAAACCTCCTCTTCTACCTGGAGAACCAGGCAGACCACACACCCCTGGGCATCATTCTCTTGGAAAACTGTCAGGTGGAGCCACGCCTTGGGGCCACAGAACCCTATGCCTTTACCATCCTGACCTCCAGGGTTGAGGGCACAGGTGGGCGTGCCTACAAGCTGGCAGCAGAAAACCAGGAAGAGCTGGAAGCCTGGCTGTGGGCGCTGGCTGGGGCGAGCTGGAGGCGGCTGGTGGTGCTACTACCCCCCCTGGAGGCCCAGTACCGGGAGCTGTGCCAGGCAGCTGGCCAAGAGCCCAGCTCGCCCCCAGAGGTCGGTGGCTTCCTAGCTGCCCTCAGTACCCCCTCCAGCTTCCAGGAGTTGCACGAGCACTTTGGGAAGGAGATCCGGGTGCTGCAGGTGGTACGTAGAAGGCCCCAGGCCAGTGACAGTGGAAGCAGCAGATCCCCGGCAGAGGAGGAGCAGGAGCTCGGCAGTTGTTGA
- the TBC1D10B gene encoding TBC1 domain family member 10B, producing METGPAPLVAPPRRHGAPAAPSPPPRGSRAGPVVVVAPGPPVTTATSAPVTLVAPGEALPAWVPGLAQTSAPAAAPASTVTSSTVVVLTLEASPEAARAQVSPGSEPPVPGAVAGAEMSMALGPGADSPKTEEARTSPAPGPGTPTGTPTRTPSRTAPGALTAKPPLAPKPGTTVASGVTARVAAVTAGQVTSGHGAAAATSASTAQAPEDPSGPGPGPSGTCEALVAVVTVTPAPEPAENSQDLGSTSSLGPGISGPRGQAPDTLSYLDSVSLMSGTLESLADDVSSMGSDSEINGLALRKTDKYGFLGGSQYSGSLESSIPVDVARQRELKWLEMFSNWDKWLSRRFQKVKLRCRKGIPSSLRAKAWQYLSNSKELLEQNPGKFEELERAPGDPKWLDVIEKDLHRQFPFHEMFAARGGHGQQDLYRILKAYTIYRPDEGYCQAQAPVAAVLLMHMPAEQAFWCLVQICDKYLPGYYSAGLEAIQLDGEIFFALLRRASPLAHRHLRRQRIDPVLYMTEWFMCIFARTLPWASVLRVWDMFFCEGVKIIFRVALVLLRHTLGSVEKLRSCQGMYETMEQLRNLPQQCMQEDFLVHEVTTLPVTEALIERENAAQLKKWRETRGELQYRPSRRLHGSRAIHEERRRQQPPLGPSSSLLSLPGLKSRGSRAAGGAPSPPPPARRASAGPAPGPVVTAEGLHPSLPSPTGNSTPLGSSKETRRQEKERQKQEKEREKERQKQEKEREKQEKERQKWEKEQEKEQQKQEKERQKQEKKAQGRKLSLRRKADGPPAPQDGGDRSSASEARQDAYF from the exons ATGGAGACGGGCCCGGCGCCCCTGGTGGCCCCGCCGCGCCGTCATGGCGCCCCCGCGGCCCCCTCGCCGCCGCCCCGCGGCTCCAGGGCCGGACCCGTCGTGGTGGTGGCTCCGGGGCCGCCAGTGACCACGGCCACATCGGCCCCGGTCACCCTGGTGGCCCCCGGGGAGGCGCTGCCCGCCTGGGTACCGGGGCTCGCCCAGACCTCGGCCCCGGCCGCGGCCCCAGCCTCGACCGTCACGAGCAGCACAGTGGTGGTGCTGACGCTGGAGGCCTCACCCGAAGCCGCGAGGGCGCAGGTCTCTCCTGGCTCAGAACCCCCGGTGCCCGGGGCAGTGgcaggagccgagatgtccatgGCTTTGGGCCCCGGGGCAGACTCTCCGAAGACGGAGGAGGCTAGAACCTCCCCCGCTCCTGGACCAGGTACCCCCACCGGGACCCCCACCAGGACCCCTTCCAGAACAGCTCCTGGGGCTCTGACCGCCAAACCCCCGCTTGCCCCCAAGCCGGGAACCACAGTTGCCTCAGGAGTGACTGCGCGGGTTGCAGCAGTGACAGCAGGACAGGTGACAAGTGGACATGGAGCTGCAGCGGCAACATCAGCATCAACTGCACAGGCTCCCGAGGACCCCTCAGGGCCTGGCCCGGGCCCTTCAGGGACATGTGAGGCTCTGGTAGCTGTCGTGACGGTCACCCCAGCTCCGGAGCCTGCTGAGAACTCTCAGGACCTAGGCTCCACGTCTAGCCTGGGACCGGGCATCTCTGGGCCTCGAGGGCAGGCCCCGGACACTCTGAGCTACTTGGACTCCGTAAGCCTCATGTCTGGGACCTTGGAGTCCTTGGCAGATGATGTGAGCTCCATGGGCTCAGACTCAGAGATAAATGGGCTGGCCCTGCGCAAGACGGACAAGTATGGCTTCCTTGGGGGCAGCCAGTATTCGGGCAGTCT AGAGAGCTCCATTCCTGTAGATGTGGCTCGGCAGCGGGAGCTCAAATGGCTGGAGATGTTCAGTAACTGGGATAAGTGGCTGTCACGGCGTTTCCAGAAG GTGAAGCTGCGCTGCCGGAAGGGGATCCCCTCTTCCCTCAGAGCCAAGGCCTGGCAGTACCTGTCCAATAGCAAGGAACTCCTGGAGCAGAACCCTGGCAAGTTTGAG GAGCTGGAACGGGCGCCTGGGGACCCCAAGTGGCTGGATGTGATTGAGAAGGACCTGCACCGCCAGTTCCCTTTCCATGAGATGTTTGCTGCTCGAGGGGGGCATGG GCAACAGGACCTGTACCGAATCCTGAAGGCCTACACGATCTACCGGCCTGATGAGGGCTACtgccaggcccaggccccagTGGCTGCCGTGCTGCTCATGCACATGCCTGCTGAG CAAGCTTTTTGGTGCCTGGTGCAGATCTGCGACAAGTACCTCCCCGGTTACTACAGTGCAGGGCTG GAGGCCATTCAGTTGGACGGAGAAATCTTCTTCGCGCTCTTGCGCCGGGCCTCCCCACTGGCACACCGGCACCTGCGGCGGCAGCGCATTGACCCCGTGCTCTACATGACCGAGTGGTTCATGTGCATCTTCGCCCGCACCCTGCCCTGGGCGTCAGTGCTGCGTGTCTGGGATATGTTCTTCTGTGAAG GCGTCAAGATCATCTTCCGGGTGGCGCTGGTGCTGCTGCGGCACACGCTGGGCTCGGTGGAGAAGCTGCGCTCCTGCCAGGGCATGTACGAGACCATGGAGCAGCTGCGCAACCTGCCCCAGCAGTGCATGCAGGAGGACTTCCTGGTGCATGAG GTGACCACCCTCCCGGTGACAGAAGCACTGATTGAGCGAGAGAACGCGGCCCAGCTCAAGAAGTGGCGGGAAACCCGGGGGGAGCTGCAGTATCGGCCCTCTCGGCGACTACACGGCTCCCGGGCCATCCATGAggagcggcggcggcagcagccacccctgggcccctcctccagccttcttAGCCTCCCTGGCCTCAAGAGCCGAGGTTCCCGGGCAGCTGGGGGggccccctctccaccccctcctgccCGCAGGGCCAGTGCTGGGCCTGCCCCAGGGCCTGTGGTCACCGCTGAGGGACTGCATCCATCCCTTCCTTCGCCTACTGGCAACAGCACCCCGCTGGGTTCCAGCAAGGAGACTCGAAGGCAGGAGAAGGAGCGgcagaaacaggaaaaggaacGTGAGAAGGAGCGGcagaaacaggagaaagaacGGGAAAAGCAAGAGAAGGAGCGGCAGAAGTGGGAaaaagagcaggagaaggagcaacagaagcaggagaaggaacgacagaagcaggaaaagaaggcCCAAGGCAGGAAGCTCTCGCTGCGTCGAAAGGCAGatgggcccccagccccccaggatGGTGGGGACAGGTCCTCGGCATCTGAGGCCCGGCAGGATGCTTACTTCTGA
- the MYL11 gene encoding myosin regulatory light chain 11, with the protein MAPKKAKRRAVAEGGSSNVFSMFDQTQIQEFKEAFTVIDQNRDGIIDKEDLRDTFAAMGRLNVKNEELDAMMKEASGPINFTVFLTMFGEKLKGADPEDVITGAFKVLDPEGKGTIKKQFLEELLTTQCDRFSQEEIRNMWAAFPPDVGGNVDYKNICYVITHGDAKDQE; encoded by the exons ATG gcaCCCAAGAAGGCCAAGAgaagggcagtggcagagggCGGAAGCTCCAATGTCTTCTCCATGTTTGACCAGACTCAGATCCAGGAGTTCAAGGAG GCCTTCACCGTCATTGACCAGAACCGTGATGGCATTATCGACAAGGAAGATCTGCGGGACACCTTCGCAGCCATGG GGCGTCTCAATGTGAAGAATGAGGAGCTAGATGCCATGATGAAGGAAGCCAGCGGTCCCATCAACTTCACCGTCTTCCTGACCATGTTTGGAGAGAAGCTCAAAG GTGCCGACCCTGAGGACGTGATCACTGGAGCCTTCAAGGTCCTGGACCCTGAGGGGAAGGGCACCATCAAGAAGCAGTT CCTGGAGGAGCTGCTTACCACGCAGTGTGACCGCTTCTCCCAGGAAGAG ATCAGGAACATGTGGGCAGCCTTCCCCCCTGACGTGGGAGGCAACGTAGACTACAAGAACATCTGCTACGTCATCACGCATGGCGACGCCAAGGACCAGGAGTAA
- the SEPTIN1 gene encoding septin-1, giving the protein MDKEYVGFAALPNQLHRKSVKKGFDFTLMVAGESGLGKSTLINSLFLTNLYEDRQLPEASARLTQTLTIERRGVEIEEGGIKVKLTLVDTPGFGDSVDCSDCWLPVVRFIEEQFEQYLRDESGLNRKNIQDSRVHCCLYFISPFGRGLRPLDVAFLRAVHEKVNIIPVIGKADALMPKETQALKQKIREQLKEEEINIYQFPDCDSDEDEDFKRQDAEMKESIPFAVVGSCEVVRDGGTRPVRGRRYSWGTVEVENPHHCDFLNLRRMLVQTHLQDLKEVTHDLLYEGYRARCLQSLARPGARDRASRSKLSRQSATEIPLPMLPLAETEKLIREKDEELRRMQEMLEKMQAQMQQSQTQGEQSEAL; this is encoded by the exons ATG GACAAGGAGTATGTGGGTTTCGCCGCCCTCCCCAACCAGCTGCACCGCAAGTCCGTCAAGAAGGGCTTTGACTTCACACTCATGGTCGCAG GGGAGTCAGGCCTGGGAAAATCTACCCTCATCAACAGCCTGTTCCTCACCAATCTCTATGAGGACCGGCAACTGCCAGAGGCCAGTG CTCGCTTGACACAAACGCTGACCATTGAGCGCCGGGGCGTGGAGATCGAGGAGGGGGGCATTAAGGTGAAGCTGACCCTGGTGGACACACCTGGCTTTGGGGACTCCGTGGATTGCTCGGACTG CTGGCTGCCCGTGGTGCGTTTCATTGAGGAGCAATTTGAGCAGTATCTCAGGGATGAGAGTGGCCTGAACCGGAAGAACATTCAGGATTCCCGTGTCCACTGCTGCCTCTACTTCATCTCCCCCTTCGGCCGAGG GCTCCGGCCCCTAGATGTGGCCTTCCTCCGGGCAGTGCACGAAAAAGTCAACATCATCCCAGTCATTGGCAAAGCAGACGCCCTGATGCCTAAGGAAACCCAGGCCCTCAAGCAGAAG ATCCGCGAGCAGTTGAAAGAGGAGGAAATCAACATCTACCAGTTCCCCGACTGTGACTCTGATGAAGATGAAGACTTCAAGAGGCAGGATGCGGAGATGAAG GAAAGCATCCCTTTCGCAGTCGTTGGTTCCTGCGAGGTCGTGAGGGATGGCGGGACCCGTCCCGTGAGGGGACGCCGCTACTCCTGGGGTACCGTGGAGG TGGAGAACCCACATCACTGCGACTTCCTGAACCTGCGACGGATGCTGGTGCAGACACACCTGCAGGACCTGAAGGAGGTGACCCACGATCTGCTCTACGAGGGCTACCGGGCGCGCTGCCTACAGAGCCTGGCCCGCCCTGGGGCTCGTGATCGAGCCAGCCGTAG TAAGCTCTCCCGCCAGAGCGCCACAGAGATCCCGCTGCCCATGCTGCCTCTGGCCGAGACCGAGAAGTTGATCCGCGAGAAAGATGAAGAG CTGCGCCGCATGCAAGAGATGCTGGAGAAGATGCAGGCCCAGATGCAgcagagccagactcagggaGAGCAGTCGGAAGCTCTCTGA